From one Triticum urartu cultivar G1812 chromosome 3, Tu2.1, whole genome shotgun sequence genomic stretch:
- the LOC125548433 gene encoding uncharacterized protein LOC125548433: MAAVAPDAGEWSAAARLRLVWRVVRAAELLALSVVLSRSFLRLPYAASAASSALRLAASLLLHPRSIFVIANAIVFLLYVFSRRDPSSSSSASDQDAQDQFLSFTATPLLSPSTTEAPALAPETDAVFEDKQAVHVTVRAPRRSRSEKIGAGKHGGRRRAGSPDMRRSDSENGQRRRSTSSAAPEECGAEDEEEEFRRAVEAFIAKQQTRFHREESFVLVAGAGDDAQAITVAVK; this comes from the coding sequence ATGGCCGCCGTCGCCCCCGATGCCGGAGAGTGGTCCGCCGCTGCGCGGCTCCGCCTCGTGTGGCGCGTCGTGcgggcggcggagctcctagccCTGTCCGTCGTCCTCTCCCGCTCCTTCCTCCGCCTCCCCTACGCCGCGTCTGCGGCCTCCTCTGCCCTCCGCCTCGCCGCCTCACTCCTCCTCCACCCGCGCTCCATCTTCGTCATCGCCAACGCCATCGTGTTCCTCCTCTACGTCTTCTCGCGCCGCGACCCGTCGTCCTCTTCCTCTGCCTCCGACCAGGACGCCCAGGACCAGTTCCTTTCCTTCACCGCCACACCGCTCCTGTCGCCATCGACCACAGAGGCGCCGGCTCTGGCGCCCGAGACGGACGCGGTGTTCGAGGACAAGCAGGCGGTGCACGTGACGGTGCGCGCCCCGCGGCGGAGCAGGTCGGAGAAAATCGGCGCCGGAAAGCATGGCGGGAGGAGGAGGGCGGGATCGCCTGATATGCGTCGGTCTGATTCGGAGAACGGCCAGAGGCGGCGGTCGACCTCGTCGGCGGCCCCAGAGGAATGCGGTgcggaggacgaggaggaggagttcCGGAGGGCAGTCGAGGCGTTCATCGCCAAGCAGCAGACGCGGTTTCACCGCGAGGAGTCATTTGTCTTGGTCGCCGGCGCCGGAGACGATGCTCAGGCGATCACCGTAGCTGTGAAGTGA